One genomic window of Hymenobacter sp. J193 includes the following:
- the lpcA gene encoding D-sedoheptulose 7-phosphate isomerase, translating to MTTSLTELIRAELTEAQAVLDRFVQNPANLAAIEQAARLMADSLQKGGKILTCGNGGSLCDAQHFAEELTGRYRQNRRALAAIALTEASHMSCVANDFGYDHVFSRYVEALGRPGDVLLAISTSGNSPNILLAAQAARAAGMQVVSLTGKDGGQLAGLSDVEIRPPHTGYADRIQEIHIKAIHIMIMLIEQLVNE from the coding sequence GTGACTACCTCGCTAACCGAACTTATCCGCGCCGAGCTGACCGAGGCGCAGGCCGTGCTGGACCGTTTTGTGCAGAACCCGGCCAACCTGGCTGCCATTGAGCAGGCAGCCCGCCTTATGGCTGACAGCCTACAGAAGGGCGGCAAAATCCTGACCTGCGGCAACGGCGGCTCCCTCTGCGACGCCCAGCACTTTGCCGAAGAACTAACCGGCCGCTACCGCCAGAACCGCCGCGCCCTGGCCGCCATTGCCCTTACCGAAGCCTCGCACATGAGTTGCGTGGCCAACGACTTTGGCTACGACCACGTGTTCAGCCGCTACGTCGAAGCCCTGGGCCGCCCCGGCGACGTGCTATTGGCCATCAGCACCAGCGGCAATTCGCCGAACATCCTGCTTGCCGCCCAGGCGGCCCGCGCCGCCGGTATGCAGGTGGTGAGCCTTACGGGCAAGGACGGCGGCCAGCTGGCTGGCCTCAGCGACGTGGAAATCCGCCCCCCGCACACTGGCTACGCCGACCGGATTCAGGAAATCCACATCAAGGCTATTCACATCATGATTATGCTAATTGAGCAGCTGGTGAACGAGTAA